Proteins encoded together in one Calditrichota bacterium window:
- a CDS encoding metalloregulator ArsR/SmtB family transcription factor, translated as MDSARQFRDNLNRHFSRIGKALSSHKRLEILELLRQCPKSVDTLAEGTEMTSANTSQHLQVLRSAGLVESSRSGTHIVYRLSGDLVWDLVRTVRQVAETHLADVDRALAQLRENQHSLSGVDRKELARLATEGKVIVLDVRPKDEFEAAHLPHAISIPLDELENSLGKIPPSQTVVAYCRGPYCLLASEAVDMLRKHGFKAAQLGEGLIEWRENGMPTETAS; from the coding sequence ATGGATTCCGCAAGACAATTCAGAGATAATCTCAATCGCCATTTCTCGAGAATCGGGAAAGCTCTTTCAAGTCATAAAAGATTAGAAATACTTGAATTACTGAGACAGTGTCCCAAAAGTGTGGACACGCTGGCCGAAGGAACAGAAATGACCTCGGCCAATACCTCACAACATTTGCAGGTGCTTCGCTCCGCAGGATTGGTTGAGTCGAGCAGGTCGGGGACGCATATCGTATACAGGCTTTCCGGCGACCTCGTTTGGGACCTCGTTCGCACAGTGCGGCAGGTCGCCGAAACGCACCTCGCTGACGTTGACCGCGCTTTGGCGCAGTTGCGGGAAAACCAGCACTCGCTGTCCGGTGTGGACCGCAAAGAACTTGCGCGCCTTGCAACGGAAGGCAAAGTAATCGTGCTGGATGTGCGTCCCAAGGACGAGTTTGAAGCCGCGCATTTGCCGCATGCGATTTCAATTCCGCTCGATGAACTTGAGAACTCTCTGGGTAAAATACCACCGAGTCAAACCGTCGTGGCATATTGCCGCGGACCCTATTGCTTGCTGGCCAGCGAAGCGGTGGACATGCTGCGCAAGCACGGGTTCAAGGCCGCGCAACTTGGCGAGGGCCTGATCGAATGGCGCGAGAACGGCATGCCTACAGAAACTGCATCATAG
- a CDS encoding NADP-dependent malic enzyme, protein MSQAQDALEYHSREPKGKIEVIPTKPVDTQYDLSLAYSPGVAEPCLHIHKDPQLVSEYTARQNLVAVVTNGTAVLGLGNIGALAGKPVMEGKGVLFKRFAAVDVFDIEIKSEDPEEIIRVCQLLEPTFGAINLEDIAAPACFYIEDTLKKTMGIPVFHDDQHGTAIISGAGLVNSLRLVKKDIAKVRIVVNGAGASAIACAKMYISLGANPENILMCDTKGTLRVGREDLDPSHKRYNPYKAEFARKTDRKDLADALRDADVFCGCSVGGVVSQDMVKAMADNPVIFALANPDPEIAYNDAKSARPDAIVCTGRSDFPNQINNVLGFPAIFRGALDSHATQINEAMKLAASHALADLALEDVPDYVSSAYGLDFLKFGREYVIPKPMDHRVLLHVAVAVARAAAESGVAQNPIEDLVAYHNKLERMMGRGRHVTRMFVDQARTMDKRIIFPEGSHPRILRAAALIVNENIGKPILIGNEEKIKDRAAEMSVSLESIQVIDPAKMPEEQIDELASELWKHRQRKGVTLTEAKRLVQNPNYLGPMMLRTKQADALVAGVAQHYSDTVRPALQLLPKKPGVSRVAAMFALVFKNRILFLADVGVNVEVSTPEELAEIAILSADTVRENFMIEPRVAMLSFSNFGSVPHAQSRCVAQAVNVVRGRRPDIVIDGELQADAAIVESIIERNYPFSTLAGEAANTLIFPDMASANISYRLLVELAGATAIGPILMGMEHAVHILQQGASVSDIVQMAAFGAVDARS, encoded by the coding sequence ATGTCACAAGCTCAAGACGCTCTCGAGTATCACAGTCGGGAGCCCAAAGGAAAAATCGAAGTCATCCCCACCAAACCGGTGGACACCCAGTACGATTTGTCGCTCGCTTATAGTCCCGGCGTCGCCGAACCGTGCCTGCACATTCACAAAGATCCGCAACTCGTTTCCGAATATACGGCCCGTCAGAATCTTGTCGCGGTCGTGACCAACGGCACCGCCGTGCTTGGTTTGGGCAACATCGGTGCGCTGGCCGGAAAACCCGTCATGGAAGGCAAAGGCGTTCTCTTCAAACGCTTTGCCGCCGTCGACGTCTTTGATATCGAAATCAAGAGCGAAGACCCCGAGGAAATCATTCGCGTATGCCAGCTCCTCGAACCTACGTTTGGAGCAATTAATCTCGAAGACATTGCGGCCCCCGCCTGCTTCTACATCGAAGACACTCTCAAGAAGACGATGGGTATCCCCGTCTTCCACGACGACCAGCACGGTACCGCGATTATTTCCGGCGCCGGATTGGTCAATTCTCTACGACTCGTCAAAAAAGACATTGCCAAAGTCCGCATCGTGGTCAACGGCGCGGGAGCTTCTGCCATCGCCTGCGCGAAAATGTATATCTCGCTTGGCGCGAATCCCGAAAACATCTTGATGTGCGACACAAAAGGGACCTTGCGCGTTGGCAGGGAAGACCTTGATCCGTCACACAAACGCTACAATCCATACAAAGCGGAATTCGCGCGCAAAACGGACCGCAAAGATCTCGCCGATGCCCTGCGCGACGCAGACGTCTTCTGCGGTTGTTCGGTCGGCGGAGTCGTATCACAGGACATGGTTAAAGCCATGGCCGATAACCCCGTGATTTTCGCGCTCGCCAACCCCGATCCTGAAATAGCTTACAACGATGCAAAGTCCGCGCGTCCAGATGCCATTGTCTGCACGGGCCGCAGCGACTTTCCGAACCAAATCAATAACGTTTTAGGATTTCCCGCGATTTTCCGCGGCGCACTCGATTCGCACGCGACACAGATTAACGAAGCCATGAAGCTCGCGGCTTCGCATGCGCTCGCTGATCTTGCTCTGGAAGATGTGCCCGACTACGTCAGTTCGGCCTACGGTCTCGATTTCTTGAAGTTCGGACGCGAATATGTGATACCCAAACCGATGGATCACCGCGTCCTTTTGCACGTCGCAGTCGCAGTCGCGAGAGCCGCGGCGGAGAGCGGCGTGGCGCAGAATCCCATCGAAGATTTGGTCGCCTATCACAACAAACTCGAACGGATGATGGGCCGCGGCCGCCACGTCACGCGCATGTTTGTGGATCAAGCGCGTACGATGGACAAACGAATCATCTTCCCCGAAGGCTCCCACCCGCGCATTCTCCGGGCCGCCGCATTGATTGTCAATGAGAATATCGGCAAACCGATCCTCATCGGCAATGAAGAGAAGATCAAAGACCGCGCGGCAGAAATGAGTGTCTCGCTCGAATCTATTCAAGTAATCGATCCTGCGAAAATGCCCGAAGAGCAGATCGACGAACTCGCCTCGGAGCTTTGGAAACACAGGCAACGCAAAGGCGTCACGCTCACCGAAGCAAAACGGCTTGTCCAAAATCCCAATTACCTCGGACCGATGATGTTGCGCACGAAGCAAGCCGACGCGTTAGTCGCCGGCGTCGCGCAGCACTACTCGGACACGGTGCGTCCGGCACTTCAGTTGCTCCCTAAAAAGCCCGGAGTCTCCCGCGTCGCGGCAATGTTTGCGCTCGTTTTCAAGAACCGCATACTCTTTCTTGCCGACGTCGGCGTCAACGTTGAAGTCAGTACGCCGGAAGAACTCGCAGAAATCGCCATCCTTTCAGCAGACACCGTGCGTGAGAATTTTATGATCGAACCGCGTGTGGCAATGTTGAGTTTCTCGAATTTCGGCAGCGTGCCGCACGCGCAATCACGGTGTGTCGCCCAAGCTGTCAACGTCGTGCGCGGTCGCCGTCCGGATATCGTTATCGACGGCGAGCTGCAGGCCGACGCGGCCATTGTCGAGTCAATAATAGAGAGAAATTACCCGTTCTCAACTCTCGCGGGAGAAGCCGCGAATACACTCATTTTCCCGGACATGGCCAGCGC